The Candidatus Bathyarchaeia archaeon genome segment CGTAGAACTGGGGTTGTAAGCCTTCCTCTACATGAGGGTAGGTGTCCAAGCTGGGTTTTTCCTAGGATGGTTCAGCTTTGCAGGGAAATCTCTAAAATCGTTTTACTCGAGTACCCAGTAGAGCAGTTTCTTAAAAGGCTGTCCAACCCATTCTTCTTTCAAGCTCTGGGCTGCGTGTTAGGCTTCGACTGGCATTCCTCAGGCTTGACAACCACGACCTGCGCCGCTTTGAAGGAGGCTTTAAACAGCGAAAACCTCGGGGTGAAGGTGGCTGGAGGCAAGGGCTCAGCCTCCAAGAAAACCCCTGAGGAGATTATGTCTCTGGCCACCTGCGACGTGGAACGGTTGGTGTACGCTTCCAGGCTTTCAGCTAAGGTGGATAACGCTCTGGTTCAAGACGGATATCAACTATACCATCACACCATCGTGTTTTCGGAGGATGGGTCCTGGACGGTTATTCAGCAGGGGTTGAATCCTGAAAACGGCTACGCCCGCCGATATCACTGGTTGTCAACCAGAGAAGTGAAGCTGGAAAGCTTTGTAGAGGAGCCGCATCAAGCGATATGCTGCGACAGGAGAGGTGAAACGCTGGATTTAACGTCCAAGCGCTCCAGGGAAGCCCGTGAAGTCAGCCTCGACTTGGTGAAAGACGACCCTAAACACCTTGAAAAATATCTGACGGGCCAAACGAGCCTAGTTGACTTTCATCTTCCACGCAGCCACCTTATACCTCGAATGGGTGAAAGATGCTTAAAGACGCTGCGTAGGGTGTACGAGGCGCAGCCGAGAACCTACGAAGAATTGGTCAGCTTCAAAGGGGTTGGTCCTAAAACGGTTAGAGCCCTCGCCTTAATTTCAAAATTGATCTACGGAGCTGAGCTCTCATGGGTGGATCCTGCTGAATACTCCTTCGCCCACGGGGGGAAGGATGGAGTACCATATCCCGTGAGCGTAGCGTTAATGGAAGAGTCAGCTCAAATGTTGAAGCAGGCCGTTGAAGAAGCCAGAATAGGGGTTAAAGACAAGTTGCACGCTTTAAGAAGGCTAAAAACACTAGTATGAACTCTCCGTTTTCTTTCACTCGTCTTTATGTGGAGAAGGTTTTATTGAGCTTAGCTGATAATCCTCAAGCCTTTGACTCACTTTAAAGCAAAAGATAAAGCAACAAAGTTTCTGCTTCCTAGTCTGAAGACTATTTCTGAGTCAAGGTGTAGGTAATGTTTGAGTCGACTAGGAGATTTTTTAAGTATTCTTCAGCTTATCTGCCTGTTATCCAGTTTTGCCCAGGTTTCCGGTTGAGAAGGA includes the following:
- a CDS encoding DUF763 domain-containing protein, encoding MRRTGVVSLPLHEGRCPSWVFPRMVQLCREISKIVLLEYPVEQFLKRLSNPFFFQALGCVLGFDWHSSGLTTTTCAALKEALNSENLGVKVAGGKGSASKKTPEEIMSLATCDVERLVYASRLSAKVDNALVQDGYQLYHHTIVFSEDGSWTVIQQGLNPENGYARRYHWLSTREVKLESFVEEPHQAICCDRRGETLDLTSKRSREAREVSLDLVKDDPKHLEKYLTGQTSLVDFHLPRSHLIPRMGERCLKTLRRVYEAQPRTYEELVSFKGVGPKTVRALALISKLIYGAELSWVDPAEYSFAHGGKDGVPYPVSVALMEESAQMLKQAVEEARIGVKDKLHALRRLKTLV